The Saccharolobus shibatae B12 genomic interval CCTTATTGTGGTGCCGGCTGGTGTAGTCACTTGATCACGTAATAGCATAGGATGATCTATTCTACCCTCTTTAAGCATAATTATAGTTCCACTTATCATATCTAAAACTGCATTGTAAGCTATCTCTCTTTGCATTCCACAAGCAACTGCACCTAAACTTAACGCATCTATAATTTCAGATATAAAAGCTGGACCACTGCCTACTAGTGCAGTCCAAATATCCAAGTATTCTTCTGGAAGCCAGTATACGTTACCTAGTGTCTTAAATATGTTCTCCACTAATTCTCTACTTTTCCCGTTATTCTCAGCAATTGCAGTAGTAGACTTATATACTATTGCATTAATGTTTGGCATGGCTCTATAAACCTCAGCATTATTAAGTAGAGTAGATAGTGTAGATAACTTAACCCCTGCCATTATTGAAATTACTACCTTACCTTTCCATGACTCTATGCCAACTTGCCTTAGAACAGTAGGAAAATGCTGAGGCTTAACGCTTAAGATTATTACGTCTGATTTATTAACTGCATAATTGTTATCCTTAGTAGTCTCTACCTCTAGATCTTTTACATTTCTTAAAGTCTCATCTTTTCTCGCAGTAGCAATTACGTGGATGCTAGGATATTTTAGCCTTATTGCCCTTACTATTGCAGAACCTATTTTACCAGCTCCTAATATGCCAATAGTTAAATCTTCCATAATTTTCAAAATGCTCTGGAACTTAAATATTCAGACGGGTAAGTTATCTTCACCACTCCATGTGGTCCCTTATCATCACACACTTTAAGATTTCTCAGCTAAAATTTTAAGCATATATCTAGCATTATCAAGCATCCAATGATTGTTATTAAAAAACACATAAACGTACTTAGGATTTAACGAGATTATTTTATCTGTCAACTCCTCTAGTTCCTTCTCAGAGTAATCGTAAGTGTACCAAACACCTCTTCCATGAAATCTTAGGTAAACGTAATCGTTATTCTTTATAATATACGTACCTATTGGTGAATCTATTGAGACAATTACACAATTAACATTAAAGGGCTTTAAGTACCATTCAATGTTCCTAAACTCAACGGCCATTTTATCCTTTAATACTTCAGCAAATTGAATTACTCTCTTCTCATTTTCTGAATTCCTCTTAAAAGTTGGTGGTAATTGAAACAAATAAAAGTCAGGATTCAATGAGTCAACTATTTGTTGAAACTCTTTCCAAGACTGAAAATCTTTTAGCCTTTTTACGTGAGTAATCTTCCTATTTACCTTTACTACCCATCTAATCTCCTTAAATTTACTCCACCTTTCAACCTGCTTTCTTGTAGGATATCGATAAAACGTCATATTAACCTCTACTGCGTTAAGCCCACTATTCTTAACATACCACTCTAATGTCTTATCTTCATTCCAGTCGTAGACCCAACCAGAGGTTCCAACAAAAACCTTCATAATACCTTTAATCCGCTTCCGGTTAAAACTAATACTGCATCGTTAACACTGAATTTCTTATAAGCAGCAAATACAGTGGCAGAACTATATTCTACTAGTAGTCCCATCTTAGCCAATTCCTTCCAAGCTTCTACTATTTCATCATCACTTACAACTATACATTCACTAGTGGCCTTTAACATATGATCCAATAGAAATGGTCTAGTTGACACTAGAGCGTCTGCAATTGAGGTAACCTTGTCTGGTGGCGTGTAAGAAATATTTTTGAATTTGGCACAAAGTGGCATAACTTGCTCTGTTTGCACTGCTACGATTTTAGGCATTTCCGATATGACACCGGAATCTAGTAAGTGCTTGAATCCCTTATAAACACCTAAAAGTAAAGTTCCTGCTGATACTGGAATGAAAACATAATTAGGAGTTTTCCAATCTAAATCCTTTGCTATTTCATATGCTAGAGATCTAATTCCATCCCTAAATTGAGGCTGTAAAACGTGTGATGCGTAGTAATAACCGGAGTTTTCTGCAGCTTTTGCCACATCTTCTCTACTCCCCCTTACTCTAACAACGTGAGCACCATAGGATTCTATCTGCTTAAGTTTTCCTCCTTTTGCCGTTTCAGGAACGAAAATGTATGCCTCAATACCAGCAGCTGCAGAATACGCAGCTATTGCTGATCCTGCATTTCCAGAAGAGTCTTCACTAATTTGTTTTACACCTTTTTCCGCAAGATAAGAGACCAGAGTCACTGCTCCTCTATCCTTGTACGACCCCGATGGATTTAAGAAGTCGAGTTTAAACCATATGTTCCCCTTTTTAATTAATGGAGTTCTTCCCTCTCCTAGGGATATGAAATGTTTGACGTAGGGGAAATTCTTTTCGCTATAGGGAAAACCTCTCTCAGAATTCTTATCAAATTCAAAATCTAACAGAATCTCGAATGGTCCTCCACATTTGTTACATTTAATCTCATATATACTTTCCCTTTCCTTTTTGCATTTCATACAAACCTCTTTTACCATACTACTAATCATGAATCTAAAGTATATAACAAGTTTGCTAGCTTTGATTATATAAAAACATAAGTTATACAATGGAGAATTAGTAGAATGGGACCTTCTAATGAAATATTTACCTCGCCAAAAAACGAGTTAACTGAAAAATACGTTATAGGCAGGATAAGTTAGATTTAATTAATTTCTTTGATGAAAACACATAGTTAAGTTATAAAAGTTTGTAGTCTAATGAAAACTTAACTACATCGTAATCTAATCTAACATAAGCTTTAACTACAAATTACTCTGCCACCCTTTAAACGCTTATTATCCCGTAACATTAAAGAATGTTTTACCATCAACTTGTATTTTTTTGAGTTTTATACCATATACGTTGGAAAGTAGATCGTCAGAAAGATCGCTAACTCCTCCTTCATATTCCAATTTTCCTTTATTGATCACGATAACTTTATCAGCATATCTTAAAGTTTCTAGCTCATGAGAAGTAATCAGAAAGGTCTTATGGTTAAACTTCTTTAAAATATTTAGCACAAAGAATTTATTTTTAACGTCAAAATTTGAAAGAGGTTCATCCATTATTACATTGTCTCCCTCAGCTAGAGCCTTTGTTACTAAGATTAGTTTTCTTTCTCCAGAGCTTAAGGTGGAGAAATCTCTCTCAAGAAACTTCTCCACATTTAACTCCTTTATGTATGATTCATAATTAGCCCTTTTTCTACCTGCTTTTAATACATCTAGAACTTTCATACTAGGAGAGAAAAATTCAGCTGGAACGTATGATATTTCACCATCGACTCTTATTTCACCATCATATTTTATCATCCCAATTATCGCTCTTAGCAATGTAGTCTTACCGCTTCCGTTTGGTCCTAAAATTACATTAATACCTTTTCCTGCATTAAAAGAAATACCTGACAAAATTAATTTGCCTCCTAATCTTACACTAATATTCCTTAACGTCAACATCTTTTCTCACCAATGCGAATATCATTATTGGAGCTCCCATGATTGAAAGAAGCGCAGTCAGAGGAATAAAATAACCAAATATACCATGAGATAAAATGTTACTTAGAATTAAGATTGTTGAACCTAATAGTGAGGAATACGTCACTAGCTGGCTTGTATTTCCTCCAATTAATCTCCTAATAATATGTGGAACTATTATGCCTAAAAATCCTATAATACCGGCTATTGAAACACAGTAAGCTACTACAAGACTTATGAATAATAGCCAGAAGACTCTCTGCTTATTAGGATTCACCCCTTGAGAATAACTAATCTCATCACTTATTGATAGTAAGTCTATCAATCTAGAATTTGATAGGCTAAAGTAAAGTAAGAGAATGGCAAATATTGACAATACTATGACATTAAACCAGCCAACTACGCTAATATCTCCCAAGAGCCAAAAGGTAAGTGGGGGTATTTGAGGATATTTAGCACTCATCACTGATAATATGACCGTTACTAGAGATGAGAAAATGAACGAGACTAAGACACCACCAATTACAAGACCAAGATATCCTGACTTCTTTCCAATAATTATGGTTATCAAGGTTGCTAGCGTTGCAGTGAAGAACGCTACCAAAGGTTGGAAGTATAATATCCATGAAAATGGCAAATTAAGCATCAGTAGTAAATACGTAAGAACTGCCCCAAAAGCCCCACCAGATGCTGTCCCACTTATATAGGGATCTACGAGTGGATTTCTCAATAACATTTGAAGAACTGCCCCAGATGTGGATAAGATTGCACCTATGAGAATTGCCACAGTTAAGGTAGGTAATCTTATGTCAAGCAATATATAAGCGTAAACTCCGCTAGGATGGAAAATCTCGCTAATCGGTATAGTAACATCACCATAGAGTAACCCAAGTAAAAATGAAATAATAAATCCTATAATTAAAAAAATACCACTTAAACGAACCATCTAAAACACCGGGAGAGTTACATTAAGATTGTTTATCACCCAATTGTCTGAAATGAAATGTGGTGCCTTTCCCTCAATTATGAGTTTAATAACTTGTATGGAATACACCGAAAGTGGTCCTGGTTCATTTAATAGGTTAGTTGCTAGATTTCCCATTATATAGACATTACTACTATTTATTCCCTTATATTGGGAAATTAAGTAGTTGGTGTAAGTTAAATTATATACTTCCTGCGCAATTACGACAGAGGGTTTTGTTATCAATAGTGGTGACGGGGTTAATAATGGATAGCCAGAGTAGTTCGCAAAAACGTTAATACCGCCCGCTTGAACAATTATGCTATTTATAAAAACGTTCCCACCAGCGGTGTAGAAACTTAAATCTGGGCATATCCATAATAAATAAGCTACGCTTGTATTCCCTGTAGTAGAGAAATCGCTTATTTTCTGATTCATCCAATCTATTAACTGTTGAGCTTTACTAGTTACATTAAAATACTCTCCTACTTTTAATATACAATTTTCTATCTGGGAATAGGTACTTGCAAAATCATTATTCGTAATTAAGACGTTAAGTCCAGCTTCTTTCATTTGGTCTATGTAACTTCCTATAAGCCCTTCTTCAACCACAATAACCGTTGGGTGTAATAGTAGTAGGCCGGAAATATTTGGAGGAGATATTTGAGAAAACACGGTAACGTTTGATGGCACATCCTTTGTGAGGTTAAGAGATTGCAATAACTGGTATGAATAGTAATCAATTCCCACTATATATTTACCTAAACCTAAACTTATTAGAATTTGTGTATCACTAGGTGCTAATGATATAATTCTGAAATTATTATTAAAAGTTACGGGTTGCGATGTAGAATAACTCTTATAATAATAGAAGACTGAAATTACACTCACTATTATAATTATAGCTACTATCGTACCAATCACTTTTACGTTTGGCATAATGTATGGATAGACTATCCAGACTATAAATTTTTTGGCTCAGCTAGAATAAGAAAATATTAAATTGAGGCTCATTCTATCAACTACCTTAATCGTATGATTAGAACTCCATAAAACAAATCAAGCAATTTTTCTAAATTCTTTCTAAAGTTTTCTAGGGTTATTTCTTCTACCTTTTTCCATAAACTTACTTATTAATGCACCAATAAAGTATAGGGTAGACAAGGTTACTCCTATTACTGTCTCTATTATGCCTCCAGTTGTACCTGGTGAAATTATCCATGCGATAATAAAGGATACTAGAACTCCCCATCTCCAATTTTTAAGCCACGTAATTGACTTTACAACTCCAATACCCGTTAAGCCGCCCATTATTAAGGGTAGTTCAAAAGATAATCCAGTAGCAATTAGTAACGTCATTACTGTACTTACAAAGGACCTTAGGCCTAAAGTTGGCTCCACTGCAGAACCTAAAGCAGTAGCATATAAGAGTATTATCCTTAACATTAAGGGAATAAGAAGAAAGTAAGCAAAGGCAGAACCTAAGGCAAACAATAAAAAGGCAGGAAATATTATACTCTTGAAAAGTTTCTTCTCATGTTCATATAATCCCGGAGCTACAAATGCCCAAATTTCCCTTACAATGATAGGGATTGTAGTAAATATTGCCAGATACAGGGAAATATAAAAGGATGCGAAAAGTGGATCGAACAAATTTATGATTATTAATTTCACGCCTTTAGGTAGCTCATTATATATGAAAAGCTGTGTCAGTTGTACAGATATACTATCAAATAGAGATGGGTATAAAACGGGAACTTCCGCTAAAACGTATTTAAGACCAAAGAATGGATAAGGTAAATATACTCTAACTAATTCTAAACCCAGCATAAAATATATCATAAAAGTTATTGCGAGAGCAATTAAAATTCTCCTTAATCTGTACGCCAATTCTCTTAAATGTTCTATTAAAGGTCTTTCTTCAAGCTTTGCAACCTCTCTAGTTCTTTCCGTCACTAGCTTTCAGCCTCTCCAATTCCTCTTGTAATCGTTTTATTTGAGCCTCTAATTCTTTAACTCTTTCTTGATTTGTAACCTTTACGTATTTGAAATTAGATCCAGTAAAAGGAGTGTTATTAATAGCCTCTACACTATTTAACTCCCTCATTAACTCGTTCTTAAATTCGTTTTGTCTTTTCCTTATTTCACCTAAAAACCTCCCTATTGACTTAGCGGTATTTCCAGCATTTTTATCTCCAGCCATCAACAGTATAAACACAACTACCACTACTAAAAAGTCACTTAAGTTGCTAATCATTCCTATCTCACCTAGGTAAAAAAAGTATTTATTATTTTATTGATTCTGCTTAGATTTCTTTAACTCCTCTAACTGTTTCTGTAATTCAGCTATTTGTTTCTCTAGGTCTTGAACATTAGGTTGCTGTTGTTGAACTAACGGTTGTTGAAGGTTCTGAGCTTGCATTTGCTGCAACTCCATTTCGGCCTCTACCCTACCCTTCTTGAACTCTCCAACAGCTCTCCCCATCGATCTAAATAGTTCTGGTATTTTGGATGCTCCAAAGAATAGTACAGCAATTACTACTAGTATTATGATCCAATCGTAAGGGTTCCCTAACATTTTCCCATCCTTATCAGAAAAGTCGAATTGTGAGATTAAAAACTTTGTTTCCATTCGAGTGGAAGGTTAAATAGTATTAAAATAATTCAAACCAATCCGATATTTCACATAATGAATCCAATATCTTTGCATCGTACTTTCTTGCCTCTTCTACATCTAGAGGAACACTACTCCTTACCACTATAATCTTACTTATTCCAGCTGAATAGTATGCCATTACATCATAGATTGTATCTCCTACTCCTACGCTTTCATTAGGATCTACATTTAATTTTTTAATTGCCTCTATTACCGGCATAGGATTAGGCTTTCCTAGTTTAACGTCATCTCCTGTAATTAGGACATCTGGTTCTACATTAATTACCTTTAAAACTTGAACAGCAGAGTTACGCATCGACGAGGTTACCACTGCAATAGGTATTTTGACATCTCTCAAACGATTTATTAGCCCCATTACGCAAGGTTTAGGTTTTGCCAAAGTTTTCACTAATTCGTTATAAATTTCGGTTTTTACAGAAGCCAATTTTTCCGCATGACTCTCTCCAATCAAAATCTTTGCTATGTCTATCGTTTTCCTACCGAGCAAATATCTAATATCCACTTTAACGTCATATCCTAGTTTTCGTAAAGCAATTTCCCAGGCTAATTTGTGAACTTCATCTGTATTCGCTAAAGTACCATCTAGGTCAAATATTACTGCTTTTCTCATAAGTTATAACCTTACTGGAAATATTAAAGTTTTAACACAGTAAGTCCTAAATATGAATAAAGAGTAGTATAGTTTAATGCAAGTAATAAGGAAACCAACTAGGATGCTTTCTGGCGTTACAATAGTATCGATAATGACTCACCCGCATTCTTGTCCGCATGGAAAGTGCATATTCTGTCCCGGAGGAGTAGATGTGGGTACCCCCCAAAGCTACTATGGTAGAGAACCCACTTTAATGAGGGCAATAGAAAACGATTACGATCCATTCCATCAAGTACAGTCAAGATTAAGACAATATGTTGAGAATGGACATACTCCAAGTAAAGTAGAGTTAATAATAATGGGCGGTACTTTCCTATCATTACCCATAGATTATCAAGATTGGTTTGTGACCTATGCATTAGAGGCTATGAATAGATTTCCTAGTTCTGATAAACCTTCTTTTGTGTATTTAGAAGATGCACAAGTGAAAAACGAAAAGGCAGGAGTACGTTGTGTAGGAATGACAATTGAAACGAAACCGGATTGGGCTAAGGAGTGGCACGCAGATCAAATGCTAAGATTAGGTGCAACCAAAGTTGAATTAGGAGTCCAAACTGTATACGATGACATTTTAAAGTTCACCAATAGGGGTCATACCGTAAAAGATTCCATAGAATCTACTAGAATACTGAAGGATTCAGGGTTCAAAGTGGTCTATCATGTAATGCTTGGTCTTCCTAAATCAGATCCTGATAAGGATCTGGAGGCATTTAAGACAATATTTTCTGATCCTAATTTTAGGCCGGATATGTTGAAAATATATCCTACCTTAGTGGTTGAAACTGCGCCGTTAGCGAATTTATGGAGAAGGGGATTATATAAGCCTTATGATACGGAGACTTTGGTTGAATTAATATCTGAAATGTATAGATATATTCCTAAATGGGTTAGAGTGATGAGAATACAAAGAGATATTCCTGCTAATGTAATCTTAGACGGTAACAAAAAGGGAAACTTAAGAGAATTGGTAGAGAAAAAGGTCTTAGAGAAAGGAATTAAGATTAATGAAATTAGATTTAGGGAAGTTGGGATGATGTGGCAACATAGGGGATTATTACCAGATGGTACTAAAATTCATCTTTACAAGGAAGTTTATGAAGCAAGTGAAGGTTCTGAAATTTTCCTGTCTTTTGAGGATGATAAAGAGATTTTAATAGGTTATTTACGATTAAGAATACCATCAAATGAGGCTCATAGGAAAGAGATAGATGGAAAGACGGCCATAGTAAGAGAACTTCATGTATACGGGATAGAAGTACCTATAGGAAGCTGGGATGAATTGGGTTTTCAACATAGAGGGTATGGAAGTAAGTTATTAAGCGAAGCTGAAAAGATTGCGAGAGAGGAATTCGATATGCGGAAAATTTCTGTTTTATCTGGAATAGGTGCTCGAGAATACTATGCTAAAAGAGGCTATGTAAAAGAAGGTCCTTATATGTCTAAGCAGTTGATTTAATACCGTAATAAAGGGAATTATTTGGCAATAAACTATTTACTCTATATAACTTATAGATTTTTGTAACGAAACCCTTGCTTTCCATTATTCGCTTTAATTCCCAAGGATAATAGAGTCTATAGAAACGTCTAACCTCTTTGCCGTTTATGAGACTTCTCTTAATTGTATACCTTCTTAAGAAGAAAAACTTTAGTTGTACCAACCATACAGTAACTAGTATGTCACCTTCATCTTTTAACACCCTATGAGCCTCCCTTAAGGCTTGAGACGGATCCCTTAAATGATGAAGAGACGCTATATAAGCTAAAGAATCAACTGATGAATCTCTAAATGGTAAATATTCCATATCTGCCTGTACTAAATTTTGACATCCTCTTTTACGAGCTTGATTTAATTGGTTTAGTGAAAGATCTAAGCAAATAACTAGTCTTCCCTTAAATTGGTCACAATTTTGACCTGATCCACAACCTACATCAACAATTTTATCTCCATTTATCAATTTGACATAAGGATTAGGCTTTCTTCTATACACTATATTATCATATGCATTTATTATATCTTGCTTTAGTATAATATCGCTCTTACCTTCATTCTTACGTATGGAGTTACACCTCCATGTTCCTCGTCAATAAATACCCCTCTATTCTCTCTAGTAACAGCATCAATTGTAACCAGTTCTTGAAGTGGAATCGCAATCTCCCTAAAGAATATTTGTCCTTGGCCTATTTTAACTACACTTCTCGGAGTTATTCTAATACTATTACGTATTAATTCCGAGTTCTTAACACCCATGGCAATGTACGCTCCTCTACTTTCATCAATTAGTTCATTAAGAGACCAGTCTCCTTGCTTTACTTCTAAGGAGAAATAATCTGGTTTTGGTAAAATGCCTCGCGCGTTTCCTGCTTCACCGTACTTTGAAGTAAGTGTTCCTAAATAATTTGTAATTATTCCATCTCCAATAATCTCTTTTTTCTTTGTTTTTACTCCCTCATCATCAAAGACTGAAAAGGATGAGGAGAATGAATTTAATGGATTATCATAAATTGTAATTTCACTTGATATTTTTTCATTTAATTTCAACTTAGGTGAGTTGCCATTTAAAAAATTCCTAAGAACGTAATGAAAAATGGAGGCTACTATTTCAGAATCTAATATGAAAGTTAGTCTGCCACTCTCAGTTAAGACTTGTCTAGATGGAGAAGTAAGTTGAGACTGACTTGCCCTTAAATATTCTACAATTGACGGTATATCTTTAGGGTCACCAGCATATGAGAAATTTAAATCGTTATACTTTACATAGTTTACTACTTTTTCTTCACGGCACTCCTTAACATCGTGAATTGAGATAGACTTTGAAATTTTCTTGCTTATAACTTTTAGTTGGTCATCTTCATTTAATTTAATATTAGTGAAGAGTCTGGAATACTTTTCCTTATTCATCCACGTCTTCACGGATTCATGATAAAAGTCTTCACAAATTTCAAACTCCTTTATTTTTTGACTACTCTCTAATTTGTTACCATCATAAACTATCCATTTACCACTAACTAAAGCTCGACTTAACGTATAAGATCTTTTATAATCAATGAGACTATATCCTTCAACTGAAAATTCAGCCTCTATCACTTCTTCAGAATATTTAACATCCTGGTGTAACATCTCAATATTATTTAAATTATATACCTCCCTTTTTAACTTTCTCACATAGTAAGATCATTTACATTTAACTAGCTAAAAGTAATTAGGCGTAATAGTTCCAAGCTTTAGTATAATTCTATATACAATAAAAAAGTTTACGTAAATTAAATATTACTCTTTTACATGCCCTATAATGAATACTTTTTATATTAGGAAAGTAAAATATAATATTATGGTGTGGGAGATCGTATTAACCACTGATAAGGGGTCTTTTACAGATTATGGGGGTTCCAGTGTATTAGGTTATGTAGCTTGCATGCCATCAAGACTGGTACCCAAATTCTTTATGGATAGATTCTTCACTCCAGATGTCCCAGTGGATTCTGAAGGAAGAGCAATAGTAGCACCATATGCTCTTAGAAAAGTAGAAAGTACGCTTGTTCATGCGGGATTCGATAGCGTTGCAGTAATACCCCCGCATAGACTAGAGAAGGCAATAAACCAGAAGACTAAAGTAGTAGGATTAACAGTTCATGATCCCTTTGGCTTAAATCCAGTTAGCTTTAAGCTAAGTATGATATTTGGAGGTGGTCCTACATGGACAGCCAAATATTTCGAAGAATTTGGAGAAAAGATCTCGAAGCTTAAGTCAAAGTATAATTTTAAAGTAATAGTGGGTGGGCCAGGGAGCTGGGAGTTAACCAAGGAGAATACGGATTGGGCAGATGTTATATTCATAGGAGAAGCTGAAGCAGATTTACCACGAGTTGTAAAATCCATAATTGATGGACAAGAAGTTCCTAAAGTTGTCTATGGCAAGAATCCAAAGGTAAATGAAATACCACCAATAATAAATCCTGCAAGACTAGGGGAAGTTCAGATAACCAGAGGATGTCCAAGAGGATGTCAATTCTGTCCAATAACTCCTGAAACCTTTAGAACGATACCATTAGATGTTGTGAAGAAGGAAGTTGAAGTCAACATGAGGGCTGGTATAAAGAGGGTTGAATTCATAACTGATGATGTTCTACTATACGGTTCACAGAAGTTGAGGGTAAATCACGAAGCTATTACAAAATTATTCACCGAAACCATGAATATGGGAGTAGATGGGATATGGTTTCCACATATCTCTGCCCCAGCTGTTAGAAGTAGTCCACAAACAGTAAAGGCTATGTCTGAGATTGCAAGATATAATGAGGATAGAGCTGCTGCTCCAGTGGTTGGACTAGAGAGTGGAAGTGAGAAGATACTAAGTAAGTACATGAGAGCAAAGCCCTTCCCTTGGACTCCTAGAGAGTGGAAAGATGTCATACTTGATGCAACTGCGATAATGAACGATAATTACATCTATCCTTGTTACACTATGACAATAGGTTATCCAGAGGAGACAAATGAAGATGTTGATCAATCAATTGATTTAGTTCAGTCCATAATTGATCATAAACTTAAAGCGTGGATATTCCCATTGCCGGTCATACCTATGGGAGTTTCTTATATAAGAAATAATCCATATCCAGTGTTAGAAAAAATGCCCACCAGATATTGGGATCTACTATACATATCGTGGAAATACGATTTACAGATAACGAGAGAGATGATACCAATTCTCACTGGAGGTATCAAGAA includes:
- a CDS encoding B12-binding domain-containing radical SAM protein; the protein is MNTFYIRKVKYNIMVWEIVLTTDKGSFTDYGGSSVLGYVACMPSRLVPKFFMDRFFTPDVPVDSEGRAIVAPYALRKVESTLVHAGFDSVAVIPPHRLEKAINQKTKVVGLTVHDPFGLNPVSFKLSMIFGGGPTWTAKYFEEFGEKISKLKSKYNFKVIVGGPGSWELTKENTDWADVIFIGEAEADLPRVVKSIIDGQEVPKVVYGKNPKVNEIPPIINPARLGEVQITRGCPRGCQFCPITPETFRTIPLDVVKKEVEVNMRAGIKRVEFITDDVLLYGSQKLRVNHEAITKLFTETMNMGVDGIWFPHISAPAVRSSPQTVKAMSEIARYNEDRAAAPVVGLESGSEKILSKYMRAKPFPWTPREWKDVILDATAIMNDNYIYPCYTMTIGYPEETNEDVDQSIDLVQSIIDHKLKAWIFPLPVIPMGVSYIRNNPYPVLEKMPTRYWDLLYISWKYDLQITREMIPILTGGIKNKFAQRTVQYMIDKIFDSIEWVFKQLKETQGKYAYTFASINLNNTTGVIKAIYWLFRLAFKPL
- a CDS encoding tRNA uridine(34) 5-carboxymethylaminomethyl modification radical SAM/GNAT enzyme Elp3, producing MQVIRKPTRMLSGVTIVSIMTHPHSCPHGKCIFCPGGVDVGTPQSYYGREPTLMRAIENDYDPFHQVQSRLRQYVENGHTPSKVELIIMGGTFLSLPIDYQDWFVTYALEAMNRFPSSDKPSFVYLEDAQVKNEKAGVRCVGMTIETKPDWAKEWHADQMLRLGATKVELGVQTVYDDILKFTNRGHTVKDSIESTRILKDSGFKVVYHVMLGLPKSDPDKDLEAFKTIFSDPNFRPDMLKIYPTLVVETAPLANLWRRGLYKPYDTETLVELISEMYRYIPKWVRVMRIQRDIPANVILDGNKKGNLRELVEKKVLEKGIKINEIRFREVGMMWQHRGLLPDGTKIHLYKEVYEASEGSEIFLSFEDDKEILIGYLRLRIPSNEAHRKEIDGKTAIVRELHVYGIEVPIGSWDELGFQHRGYGSKLLSEAEKIAREEFDMRKISVLSGIGAREYYAKRGYVKEGPYMSKQLI
- a CDS encoding class I SAM-dependent methyltransferase, encoding MYRRKPNPYVKLINGDKIVDVGCGSGQNCDQFKGRLVICLDLSLNQLNQARKRGCQNLVQADMEYLPFRDSSVDSLAYIASLHHLRDPSQALREAHRVLKDEGDILVTVWLVQLKFFFLRRYTIKRSLINGKEVRRFYRLYYPWELKRIMESKGFVTKIYKLYRVNSLLPNNSLYYGIKSTA
- a CDS encoding metallopeptidase TldD-related protein, yielding MRKLKREVYNLNNIEMLHQDVKYSEEVIEAEFSVEGYSLIDYKRSYTLSRALVSGKWIVYDGNKLESSQKIKEFEICEDFYHESVKTWMNKEKYSRLFTNIKLNEDDQLKVISKKISKSISIHDVKECREEKVVNYVKYNDLNFSYAGDPKDIPSIVEYLRASQSQLTSPSRQVLTESGRLTFILDSEIVASIFHYVLRNFLNGNSPKLKLNEKISSEITIYDNPLNSFSSSFSVFDDEGVKTKKKEIIGDGIITNYLGTLTSKYGEAGNARGILPKPDYFSLEVKQGDWSLNELIDESRGAYIAMGVKNSELIRNSIRITPRSVVKIGQGQIFFREIAIPLQELVTIDAVTRENRGVFIDEEHGGVTPYVRMKVRAILY